A part of Nitrospirota bacterium genomic DNA contains:
- a CDS encoding 6-bladed beta-propeller: MLLQGQCTVQTILSCWKQLLFIFIAVILAAGCAAPKKETELIWPLPPEKPRIKYSYTISSEDDIKEQTFLRKLKEFFIGREAISELGKPYAVHADNEGRLLVADSSWGKVLIFDKKNHKFTVIGETGAGVLMKPLGVTTDSADNIYVTDSAQNRVVVYDKEGKFIKAMGKEGTLDQPIGIAVNDSIGNVFVVDTKKHAVLVFDMNGNVLKTIGQRGTGDGEFNFPTNITLDKEGTIYVMDSFNFRVQIFDKDGKFLKRFGGVGTGLGLFSKPKGIAVDTNGHIYIVDAAFNNVQIFNKEGQLLLFFGEMGSKPGQFWLPAGMAIDKENNIYVADQYNRRINVYKFLGGEEEEKNKGGEQ, encoded by the coding sequence GTGTTATTACAAGGTCAATGTACGGTACAGACAATCCTAAGCTGCTGGAAACAATTATTATTCATCTTTATTGCAGTAATCTTAGCGGCCGGATGTGCAGCACCCAAAAAGGAGACAGAGCTTATATGGCCGCTGCCTCCTGAAAAGCCAAGGATAAAGTATTCATACACAATATCATCTGAAGATGATATTAAAGAACAGACTTTTTTAAGAAAACTAAAAGAATTTTTTATCGGCAGAGAAGCAATATCAGAACTTGGCAAGCCTTATGCAGTACATGCTGATAACGAAGGAAGATTACTTGTAGCTGATAGCTCATGGGGAAAGGTTCTGATATTTGACAAGAAAAACCATAAATTTACTGTCATCGGCGAAACCGGCGCCGGGGTACTAATGAAACCTCTTGGTGTTACAACAGACTCTGCTGATAACATATATGTCACTGACTCTGCTCAAAACAGGGTCGTTGTATATGATAAAGAAGGTAAATTTATAAAAGCAATGGGGAAGGAAGGCACGCTTGACCAGCCTATCGGAATAGCTGTAAATGACTCCATTGGAAATGTATTTGTAGTTGATACTAAAAAACACGCTGTTCTTGTATTTGACATGAATGGCAATGTACTAAAAACCATTGGACAGCGCGGGACAGGTGATGGGGAATTTAATTTTCCAACGAATATAACCCTTGATAAAGAGGGTACCATATATGTAATGGACAGTTTCAATTTCCGGGTTCAGATATTTGATAAAGATGGAAAGTTTCTTAAACGGTTTGGAGGGGTTGGAACAGGGCTTGGCCTGTTTTCAAAACCGAAAGGCATTGCGGTAGATACCAACGGACATATATACATTGTGGATGCAGCATTTAACAATGTCCAGATATTCAATAAAGAAGGGCAATTACTGCTTTTCTTTGGGGAGATGGGCAGCAAACCCGGCCAGTTCTGGCTTCCGGCAGGCATGGCCATAGATAAAGAAAATAACATTTACGTTGCAGATCAGTACAATAGAAGGATCAATGTTTATAAGTTCTTAGGCGGAGAAGAGGAGGAAAAAAACAAAGGAGGTGAACAATGA
- a CDS encoding sigma 54-interacting transcriptional regulator, producing MELFWEKVLALRISKKLVEVCNNWGFNIRYFNSLGQEIKSIYKSENTVCGLIEHTPLAKHECDLWIKKLAQQAKDSKQSLINKCPAGLIALIVPIINNDDCIGYVMAVGVLDHKPAEHEIQELRGHLSSFNVDKDEFAERFRHVPVITQEKLEVFKGLLETMVEEMVSYQREISKDEPNQINYPEIQKNFDFSSVVGKSPPLLKIFGTLEKIIPSDSTVLILGESGTGKELIARIIHYNSPRKDKAFIAENCSAFSENLLESELFGHEKGAFTGAVVQKKGLFELADGGTFLLDEIGDTSPALQTKMLRVLQDGVFKRVGGTKFINVDVRVVAATNRDLKMMVEKGTFREDLYYRLNEIKIHLPPLRERAEDIAILSNYFLTKFCTDRHIPIKQLSDEVVDYFLNYSWPGNIRELQNEIKRTTLLAGFDTLITKKLISTNIVEDVEKKSYIKKPKSSGTLKSIVENVERDVIREGLERTNFNKSKLARELGISRKNLILKVMKYGLEKIEKKK from the coding sequence ATGGAGCTCTTCTGGGAAAAGGTCTTAGCCTTAAGAATAAGCAAAAAACTTGTAGAGGTTTGCAACAACTGGGGCTTTAATATCCGTTATTTTAACAGCCTCGGTCAGGAAATAAAGAGCATCTACAAGTCAGAAAACACCGTCTGCGGTCTTATCGAACACACCCCTCTTGCTAAGCATGAGTGTGATTTATGGATAAAAAAGCTCGCACAGCAGGCAAAAGATTCAAAACAATCATTAATTAATAAATGCCCTGCCGGATTAATTGCATTGATTGTCCCAATTATCAACAATGACGATTGCATCGGGTATGTCATGGCAGTCGGTGTATTGGACCATAAACCTGCTGAACATGAGATTCAGGAGTTAAGAGGACATTTATCTTCATTTAATGTAGATAAAGATGAGTTCGCTGAGAGATTTCGCCACGTCCCTGTAATAACACAGGAGAAACTGGAAGTTTTTAAAGGTCTCCTTGAGACAATGGTTGAGGAGATGGTTAGTTATCAACGTGAGATTTCAAAAGATGAACCTAATCAAATAAACTATCCTGAGATACAGAAGAATTTCGATTTCTCAAGTGTTGTAGGCAAGAGTCCTCCCCTTTTAAAGATCTTCGGCACCCTTGAAAAGATTATTCCGAGTGATAGTACCGTGTTGATTCTTGGAGAAAGCGGCACTGGAAAGGAACTGATTGCACGTATAATACATTACAACAGCCCAAGAAAAGATAAGGCATTCATAGCAGAAAATTGCAGCGCATTCAGTGAAAATCTCCTTGAGTCTGAACTGTTCGGCCATGAAAAAGGGGCATTTACAGGGGCAGTTGTCCAGAAGAAGGGATTATTCGAACTTGCAGATGGCGGCACATTCCTGTTGGACGAGATAGGTGACACAAGTCCGGCACTTCAGACAAAGATGCTCCGTGTATTGCAGGACGGGGTCTTTAAGCGTGTGGGCGGGACAAAGTTTATAAATGTAGATGTCAGAGTTGTCGCTGCCACAAACAGAGACCTGAAAATGATGGTGGAAAAAGGCACATTCAGAGAAGACCTGTATTACCGGTTGAATGAAATAAAGATACACCTCCCTCCTCTCAGAGAAAGGGCAGAGGATATTGCAATCCTTTCAAACTACTTCCTTACAAAGTTCTGCACTGACCGCCATATCCCTATAAAACAGTTATCAGATGAAGTTGTAGACTATTTCTTGAATTACAGTTGGCCGGGAAACATCAGGGAACTTCAGAATGAGATAAAAAGAACCACCCTTTTAGCGGGTTTTGATACCTTAATTACCAAAAAGCTCATTTCAACAAACATTGTTGAAGATGTAGAGAAAAAATCCTACATAAAAAAACCCAAATCCTCAGGCACACTAAAGTCCATTGTTGAGAATGTAGAGCGGGACGTAATCAGGGAAGGCCTTGAAAGAACAAACTTTAACAAAAGCAAACTTGCAAGGGAACTCGGCATAAGCAGAAAGAACCTTATTTTAAAAGTAATGAAATACGGCCTTGAGAAGATCGAAAAGAAGAAATAA